The Myxocyprinus asiaticus isolate MX2 ecotype Aquarium Trade chromosome 39, UBuf_Myxa_2, whole genome shotgun sequence genome window below encodes:
- the LOC127429945 gene encoding uncharacterized protein LOC127429945 encodes MDFDLDAAVGDDDLKKAEGQEVEGIFGFGKKDKDKEKEKEKEKDKDCKDKDKSDYKDEDKDKCKDKDKDKGKDKCKDKDKDKGKDKCKDKDKKKDKEHKKGHGHGHGHGHGHGHGRGRRSSSSSSDEE; translated from the exons ATGGACTTCGATCTGGATGCAG cTGTTGGAGATGATGATTTGAAGAAGGCGGAGGGACAAGAGGTGGAGGGAATATTTGGCTTtggaaaaaaagataaagacaaagaaaaggagaaagaaaaagagaaagacaaagaTTGCAAGGATAAGGACAAG AGTGATTACAAAGATGAGGACAAAGACAAGTGCAAAGACAAGGACAAAGATAAAGGCAAGGACAAATGCAAAGACAAGGACAAAGACAAAGGCAAGGACAAATGCAAAGACAAGGACAAGAAGAAAGATAAAGAACACAAGAAGGGTCACGgccatggacatggacatggtcATGGACACGGACACGGACGTGGACGCAGGTCCTCTTCCTCCAGCAGTGATGAG GAATAA